In the genome of Planococcus donghaensis, the window ATTTGTAATTGGTTCAGGCAACCGTTTCGCACACGCCGCCTCTTTGGCTGTGGCCGAAGCGCCAGCAAAAGCTTATAATCCGCTGTTTATCTATGGGGGAGTAGGACTTGGCAAGACACATTTAATGCATGCAATCGGACATTATGTCCTCGAACACAATCCAAATGCGAAAGTCGTTTATTTATCTTCAGAAAAATTTACGAACGAATTTATCAATTCCATTCGCGACAATAAAACAGGTGAATTCCGCGACAAATATAGAAGTGTCGACATTCTTTTAATCGATGATATTCAGTTTTTAGCGGGCAAAGAACAGACTCAAGAAGAGTTTTTCCATACGTTTAACACATTGCACGAAGAGTCAAAGCAAATCATCATTTCAAGTGATCGGCCGCCAAAAGAGATTCCAACACTGGAAGATCGGCTCCGCTCCCGCTTTGAATGGGGCTTAATCACAGACATTACGCCGCCCGATTTGGAAACACGTATCGCTATATTGCGTAAAAAAGCAAAAGCAGATGGACTTGATATTCCGAATGATGTAATGACGTATATTGCAAATTCAATTGACTCGAATATTCGGGAACTTGAAGGTGCATTGATCCGAGTTGTGGCTTATTCTTCTTTGATCAACCGTGATATGAGCGCAGAACTTGCTTCAGAAGCGTTAAAAGATATTATGCCGAACTCCAAACCTAAAATTATTACTATTTTGGACATTCAAAACGCTGTTGGTGAGCAATTCAACGTTAAATTAGAAGATTTTAAAACAAAACGCCGCACGAAAGATATTGCTTATCCACGTCAAGTTGCTATGTACTTGTCACGTGAGATGACGGATTTCTCGCTGCCTAAAATTGGCGAAGAGTTTGGTGGACGTGACCATACAACCGTGATTCACGCCCACGATAAAATTTCTAAAATGTTAACGGATAATCAGCAGCTTCAACAAGACGTCAAGGACATCAAAAGTGCGCTTGGCAAGTAAAAATGATTGTGGATAAACCCATAAATCATCAAGCAGTTTATGCACAGGCTGTCTACATGTGGATAAACTGCTTTTATTGACTTTTAAAGGCTTATCCACATATTCACAGGCCCTACTACTACTATTACTTTAAAAGCCCTTAAATAAAATATATATATAAGCGAGGTTCGAGAATGAAATTCGAGATAAAACGTGAGCGACTAGTTGAAGGATTAAACGATGTAATGAAAGCAGTAAGTTCAAAAACAACCATTCCGATTTTAACGGGGATTAAAATGGATGTGTCTTCAGAAGGAATGAGATTAACAGGAAGTGATTCGGATATTACAATCCAAACATTTATTCCTGCAGAAGAAGATGGCGAACAAATCATCCAAGTTACTAATGGAGGAAGCATTGTTCTTCAAGCTAAAGTTTTCGGCGAAATCATCCGTAAGTTGCCAACAAACGAAGTTGAAATTGAAATTACAGGAAACTTCCAAACACATATCCGTTCAGGAAAATCTGAATTTCATTTAATCGGCTTGGATGCAATGGATTATCCACAATTACCTGATATTCAAGACGATCGCTTGTTTACCATTCCAGCAGATCTATTAAAAACGATTAACCGTGAAACGGTGTTTGCTGTTTCAAGTTCAGAAACACGTCCTGTACTAACAGGCGTTCACTGGGAAGTGAAAGATGGCGAATTGGTTTGTGTGGCAACAGATAGTCACCGTCTAGCTCGTCGTAAAACAAAACTTGAGACATTGCCAGAAGGGGAGTACAGCGTTGTAATTCCAGGGAAAAGCTTAACTGAGCTTAACAAAATCCTTGATGACACTTCTGAAGCAGTTGAAATCGTGATGACGAACCAACAAGTATTGTTCAAGTCAAAACACATTCTTTTCTTTTCTCGTCTATTAGAAGGCAACTATCCAGATACAAGTCGTTTAATTCCAGCGGAATACAAAACAACTGTAACTGTAAACGGCCGTTCACTTTTACAAGCAATCGATCGTGCGTCTTTGTTAGCTCGAGAAGAACGTAATAATGTAGTGCGCTTTTCTGCAAAAGAAGGTACTGATGTTGAAGTTTCTTCTAATTCACCTGAAGTAGGTAAAGTAGAAGAGCAATTGCAAGCTCAAAGTATAGAAGGAGAAGAACTAAAAATCTCTTTCAGCGCTAAATTCATGATGGATGCACTTAAAGCCATCGATGGACAAGATGTGGTGATTCAATTTACTGGAGCTATGCGTCCATTTATCTTGAAATCAGCATTAGATGACTCAATTTTGCAGTTGATTCTTCCTGTCCGAACATATTAAAAATAAAACAAACCCTCAGGATAGCCATATAGGCTATCCTTTTTTACTTTTTAGCTAAAATAGGGTAAAATAGAGGGATAGACTATGAATCGAAGGATGAGTGCATTTTGAGAGAAATCGGGATTGAGACTGAATATATAACATTAGGACAATTGTTAAAAATGACGGATACAATAAGTTCAGGCGGAATGGCCAAATGGTTTTTAAGTGAGCATGAAGTTTTTGTCAATGGTGAAGCTGAAAATCGTAGAGGACGCAAGTTGCGTGCAAGCGATCTTGTAAATATTCCAGGGTTTGGAGATTTTCGTATCGTGACGGCTGAAGGCATGAGCTTCGATGCGGATTGACCGCCTTGAGCTTGTCAATTATCGAAACTACGAATCATTAGAACTGGAATTTTCTCCAGAGATTAATGTGTTCATAGGAGAAAATGCGCAAGGCAAAACCAATGTCATGGAATCTCTGTATGTTTTATCTATGGCAAAATCGCATCGCACGTCTAATGACAAGGAATTGATACGTTGGGATGCTGATTATGGTAAAATTAAAGCTGATGTTTTCCGGAAATACGGCAAACTGCCCCTGGAAATCTCTTTGTCAAAAAAGGGAAAGAAAGCGAAAGTCAATCATTTAGAACAACGTAGGTTGAGTGATTATATTGGCCAATTAAATGTTGTCATGTTTGCTCCAGAGGATCTTCACCTTGTAAAAGGAAGTCCACAAGTGCGCAGACGTTTTATCGACATGGAAATTGGGCAGATCTCTCCCGTCTATTTGCACGATCTAGTAAATTATCAAAAACTCCTCAAACAAAGAAATCATATATTGAAACAACATTATGGAAAACAAACAATCAATGACGTCATGTTCGATGTGTATACCGAACAATTTATCGAAGCAGCCGTCAAAATTATCCGCAAACGGTATCAGTTTATGGAGCTTTTGCAAAAATGGGCTGAACCAATTCATCACGGCATTTCTCGGGGGCTCGAACAACTTCAAATCCGCTATCAACCGATTAGCGGTTTAAAGCCTGAATGGACGCCTGAAGAAATGGCGTCTTTTTTAGAGCAGAAACTGATAGAAGTCCGCAAACGAGAAATAGAACGTGGCGTGACACTTGTCGGACCTCATCGTGATGAACTGCAATTTTTTGTGAACGGCTACGATGTTCAAACTTACGGTTCACAAGGACAACAGCGCACAACTGCTTTATCGTTGAAATTGGCCGAAATTGAGCTGATCAAACAAGAAGTTGGAGAAGCACCTGTGCTATTGCTCGATGATGTACTTTCTGAACTCGATGATTACCGCCAATCACATTTATTAAATACGATTAAAGGCTCGGTCCAAACTTTTGTTACCACCACGAGTGTTGAAGGTATACAACATGAAACAATTCAAAACGCGCGTCTTTTCGAAGTTTCACACGGCACTGTAACAAAGTGAAAACACTTTAATATAGCAATATAACGTTGATCGGGAATAAATAGGATTATGAAATGCGTAAGAAAGAGCAGGTGAATGGAATGGCTATGGAAGAAAAAGGTCTACAAGGATCATATGAAGCGAGTCAGATTCAAGTACTAGAAGGATTAGAAGCGGTTCGTAAAAGACCAGGTATGTATATAGGATCTACAGGTGCAAGAGGGCTACACCATTTAGTTTGGGAAATTGTTGATAATAGTATCGATGAAGCATTGGCTGGTCATTGTACAGAGATTCGTGTATCGATCGAACCGGACAATTGGATTCGTGTAGAAGATAATGGACGCGGAATTCCTGTTGGGATGCAAGAGAAAATGGGGCGTCCAGCAGTAGAAGTTATTATGACCGTCCTTCATGCAGGCGGTAAATTTGGTGGCGGCGGTTACAAAGTATCCGGTGGTCTCCACGGCGTAGGCGCTTCTGTAGTAAACGCTTTGTCTGAAACAACTGAAGTATATGTAAATCGCGATGAAAAAAGACATTATATTAAATTTGAGCGTGGAGCGGTCACCGAAGAACTGAAAGTGATTGGAGATTCAGATCACACAGGGACGACAATCCGTTTTAAAGCAGATGCAGAAATCTTCAAAGAAACTACGGTTTATGAATTTGATATTTTAGACCATCGCTTGCGTGAACTTGCTTACTTAAACCGTGGCTTGAAAATTGTTGTAAAAGACGAGCGCGAAGGCGAAGAAAAAGAAAAAGTCTACCATTTCGAAGGCGGCATAAAGTCGTACGTCGAACATTTAAATAAATCAAAAGATCCTCTTCATGAAGAAGCTATTTTTGTTGAAGCGGAAAGAGATGGCATTACCGTTGAAGTTGCGATGCAATACAATGCGGGCTATGCAGCCAATATTTTCTCTTTTGCCAATAACATTAATACGCACGAAGGCGGAACACATGAATCTGGATTTAAAACGGCTTTGACACGCGTGGTCAATGATTATGGCCGTAAAAAAGGCATGTTAAAAGAACAAGATCTTAATTTGACTGGAGACGACGTGCGTGAAGGGTTAACAGCCATTATTTCGGTTAAACATCCAGACCCACAATTTGAAGGTCAAACAAAAACCAAATTGGGCAATACGGAAGTTAGCACCATCGTCAATAATTTGTTCTCAAACGGATTTGAACGATTCTTATTAGAGAATCCTGCTGTTTCGAAGAAGATTGTTGAAAAAGGGATTATGGCTTCTCATGCACGAATGGCCGCTAAAAAAGCGCGTGAATTCACACGCCGTAAATCGGTGCTAGAAGTATCGAGTCTTCCAGGGAAACTTGCTGATTGTTCATCGCGTGATCCAAAAATCAGTGAAATTTACATCGTTGAGGGTGACTCGGCTGGTGGATCGGCTAAATCAGGCCGTGATCGTCATTTCCAAGCAATTTTACCGTTGCGCGGAAAAATTTTAAACGTTGAAAAAGCACGACTGGACCGTATTCTAACTAACGATGAAATTCGCAATATCATTACCGCATTAGGTACTGGAATCGGCGAAGAATTCAACCTTGAAAAAGCTCGTTACCACAAAATTGTTATTATGACAGATGCCGATGTTGATGGAGCGCACATTCGTACATTGTTGTTAACATTCCTTTTCCGTTATATGCGTCCATTGCTTGAAGCTGGTTATATTTATATTGCTCAGCCCCCATTGTTCCAAATCAAACAAGGGAAGCATGTGGAATATGTCTACACAGACGCCCAGCTAAAAACGGCACTAGAAAACTTATCTCCAACGCCAAAACCAAATATTCAGCGCTATAAAGGGTTAGGAGAAATGAATGCAACACAATTATGGGACACAACAATGGATCCAGATGTTCGTACGTTGTTGCAAGTCACATTAAACGATGCGATGGTCGCAGACGAAACTTTCCATATTTTAATGGGGGACGAAGTTGAACCACGCCGTAATTTTATCGAAGAAAATGCGAAATACGTTAAAAACTTGGACGTTTAAGTGATATAGAGTTGAGAGGAGGCTGCGGATATGGCTGAACGGCCGAGCAGTGGTGTTGAAGAAATAAATATAAGTACGGAAATGCGGACTTCATTTTTAGATTATGCGATGAGTGTTATTGTGTCCCGTGCCTTACCGGATGTACGTGATGGATTAAAGCCAGTTCATCGCCGCATTCTTTATGCAATGCATGATTTAGGAATTACAGCAGATAAAGGCTATAAAAAATCAGCGCGTATCGTCGGAGATGTAATTGGTAAATACCATCCTCACGGTGACTCAGCTGTTTATGAAACAATGGTTCGGATGGCGCAAGATTTTAGTTACCGTTACATGCTTGTTGATGGACACGGTAACTTCGGATCAGTTGATGGAGATTCTGCGGCGGCAATGCGTTATACAGAATCCAAAATGTCGAAAATTTCGATGGAATTATTACGTGATTTAAATAAAAACACGGTTGATTATCGCGATAACTATGATGGCCAAGAAAAAGAACCAATCGTATTGCCAAGTCGATTCCCAAACCTTTTAGTAAACGGTACATCAGGGATCGCTGTTGGTATGGCTACGAATATTCCGCCACACCATTTAGGTGAAACAATTGATGCGGTTTTGGCACTTGCTGATAATCCAGCAATCACAACGGAAGAGCTAATGGAACATATTGAAGGACCTGATTTCCCGACTGGTGGTATTATCCTCGGCCGTAGCGGGATTCGTCGTGCTTACGAAACAGGGAAAGGTTCTGTTTTAATTCGTTCTGTTGTAGATATTGAAACAAAACCAAATGGCAAAGAAGTCATTATCGTTAACGAAATTCCTTTCCAAGTCAATAAAGCTCGATTGATTGAAAAAATCGCAGAACTTGTGCGTGACAAGAAAATTGACGGCATTACTGATTTACGTGATGAGTCTGACCGTAACGGCATGCGCATCGTCATCGAAGTTCGCCGAGATGCTAGTGCAAGTGTTCTTTTAAATAATTTATATAAACAAACGGCGATGCAAACAAGCTTTGGTCTTAATATGCTGGCACTTGTAGATGGCAGACCCAAAGTGCTGAGCTTAAAAGAAATTCTTTTCCATTACCTTGAGCATCAAAAAGTGGTGATTCGTCGTCGCACACAGTTCGAATTGACGAAAGCAGAAGACCGCGCTCATATTTTGGAAGGTTTGCGAATTGCCTTAGATCATATTGATGCCATTATTGCGTTGATTCGTGGATCTCAAACGGCAGAACAAGCGCGCAATGGCTTAATGACGGATTTCAATTTAACTGAACGCCAATCTCAAGCCATTTTAGATATGCGCTTGCAACGTTTAACTGGGTTGGAACGAGATAAAATTGAAGAAGAATATCAAGCATTAGTGAAATTAATTGAAGAATTGAGATATATTCTTGCAAATGAATACCGCATTCTTGAAATCATTAAAGAAGAAATGCTTGAAATTAAAGACCGTTTCAGCGATAAGCGTAGAACTGAAATTACGACTGGCGGAGCGGAAATGTTTGAAGATGAAGATTTGATCCCGGTGGAAGCAACGGTATTAACATTGACGCATAACGGTTATATCAAACGTTTGCCGGCGAACACTTACCGTAGTCAAAAACGTGGTGGACGTGGTGTACAAGGAATGGGCACAAACGAAGATGATTTTGTCGAACATTTATTGTATACATCAACTCACGACACAATCTTGTTCTTTACGAACAAAGGGAAAGTATATCGTAAAAAAGGATATCAAATTCCTGAATATGGCCGCACTGCCAAAGGCTTACCATTGGTCAACCTTTTGGAAATTAGTAAAGAAGAGAAAGTTACAGCTGTTATTCGTGTGAAAGAATTCAAAGAAGACTCATTCTTCTTCTTTACAACACGTGAAGGTCTTAGCAAACGGACCCCTGTAACAAATTATGCCAACATCCGTCAAAATGGTTTGATTGCGATCAGTCTTCGTGAAGAAGATGAGCTCATTTCAGTGAAACTAACAGATGGCACTAAGGAAATGGTCATCGGTACTAAAGATGGCGCATTGATTCGTTTCCCAGAAACCGATATTCGCAGCATGGGCCGAACAGCTAGTGGAGTTCGTGGCATTCGTCTTCGTGAAGGCGACGCAGTAGTCGGTATGGAGATTTTGGATCCTAACGACAATGTATTGGTTATTACGGAGAAAGGATATGGTAAGCAGACGAAAGAATCTGAGTACCGTGTTCAATCTCGTGGTGGTATGGGAATCAAGACGTGTCAGATTACAGACAAAAACGGACCACTTGTTGCGGTGCGGACTGTTAACGGCACAGAAGATATCATGCTAATCACGGTTAATGGTATTTTAATTCGTATGGATGTTAACGATATTTCAACTACAGGTAGAAGCACCCAAGGCGTTCGTTTAATTCGATTAGGTGACGACGAGGTAGTAGCGACTGTAGCTAAAGTTAAAAAGGATATCGACGTGCCGGAAGAGTTAGAAGAAGGCGAAGAAGATAATGCTGAAACAACAATCAACGAAAATTCTGAAGCAAACGAAAGTGTTGTAGACGATCAAGTTAGTTCTATAGAAGAAACGCCAGAAAAAGATGGAGAATAAGTTTAAACCCCTTGATTAAATCAAGGGGTTTTTGTTATGGAGAACTTTATTACGCGTTGACTAGCGCGTTGCATCTAGAAGCAAGGGTCGCGTAAACTTTTCTGAGCTTAAGAGCAAAGTAGCTGATTGATGAATAGAGCGTCAATATTTTGGAGCAACCGAGCCTGTTCGGAAGAAATTTGTAGAGCTGCGATAAAAGAGAGCCGCGATTTTTTATTCGTGAATTTTTTTCGAACCCTTACTATTCTAATAAGCGGATAATGAAAACAATCATTTGTTTAGGAAGGCTTAGTTTACCTAGCTGATCCAGTGAAAAAGGAATTTATAGAAAAACGTTTTTGAAAGTAGAGCTCTAGAGTTGAAATCGTAATATTAATTTTGTTAAATCATTTACAAAGCGCTTATCGAAGAAACGCTACAGTTGAAGGCTGACTGTTTTATTAGTTGGATGGATAGTTAAAGTTGAGTTTAGGATAAAAAATTCCCGATAATAAATTAGCATTTTTCTATGGTGTCATATGAAAAATAACAGGAAGTAAATAAGATAAGAAAATCAAGTCGTAGCAAGGTTTCAAGCACTCGTCGATAGATAGCTATCTCTATTTAAAGTGGAATATAAAGTTAGGAATTCTTATTTTAAAATAGACTTTTTTTATAAAATCAAAGATTTATTTGCATAAAGTGTTGACTCTGATATATCAGCATGGTATATTA includes:
- the dnaA gene encoding chromosomal replication initiator protein DnaA, which gives rise to MEHLDELWSSVLAQVETKISKPSFETWLKSTKLLSYQDDTVTISAPNSFARDWLENHYVHLITGILSDTTGDDMMIKFVVPKDQDMDDFQLPAPRVKPGQDQQHEFLPGMLNPKYTFDTFVIGSGNRFAHAASLAVAEAPAKAYNPLFIYGGVGLGKTHLMHAIGHYVLEHNPNAKVVYLSSEKFTNEFINSIRDNKTGEFRDKYRSVDILLIDDIQFLAGKEQTQEEFFHTFNTLHEESKQIIISSDRPPKEIPTLEDRLRSRFEWGLITDITPPDLETRIAILRKKAKADGLDIPNDVMTYIANSIDSNIRELEGALIRVVAYSSLINRDMSAELASEALKDIMPNSKPKIITILDIQNAVGEQFNVKLEDFKTKRRTKDIAYPRQVAMYLSREMTDFSLPKIGEEFGGRDHTTVIHAHDKISKMLTDNQQLQQDVKDIKSALGK
- the dnaN gene encoding DNA polymerase III subunit beta, which encodes MKFEIKRERLVEGLNDVMKAVSSKTTIPILTGIKMDVSSEGMRLTGSDSDITIQTFIPAEEDGEQIIQVTNGGSIVLQAKVFGEIIRKLPTNEVEIEITGNFQTHIRSGKSEFHLIGLDAMDYPQLPDIQDDRLFTIPADLLKTINRETVFAVSSSETRPVLTGVHWEVKDGELVCVATDSHRLARRKTKLETLPEGEYSVVIPGKSLTELNKILDDTSEAVEIVMTNQQVLFKSKHILFFSRLLEGNYPDTSRLIPAEYKTTVTVNGRSLLQAIDRASLLAREERNNVVRFSAKEGTDVEVSSNSPEVGKVEEQLQAQSIEGEELKISFSAKFMMDALKAIDGQDVVIQFTGAMRPFILKSALDDSILQLILPVRTY
- the yaaA gene encoding S4 domain-containing protein YaaA, yielding MREIGIETEYITLGQLLKMTDTISSGGMAKWFLSEHEVFVNGEAENRRGRKLRASDLVNIPGFGDFRIVTAEGMSFDAD
- the recF gene encoding DNA replication/repair protein RecF (All proteins in this family for which functions are known are DNA-binding proteins that assist the filamentation of RecA onto DNA for the initiation of recombination or recombinational repair.), encoding MRIDRLELVNYRNYESLELEFSPEINVFIGENAQGKTNVMESLYVLSMAKSHRTSNDKELIRWDADYGKIKADVFRKYGKLPLEISLSKKGKKAKVNHLEQRRLSDYIGQLNVVMFAPEDLHLVKGSPQVRRRFIDMEIGQISPVYLHDLVNYQKLLKQRNHILKQHYGKQTINDVMFDVYTEQFIEAAVKIIRKRYQFMELLQKWAEPIHHGISRGLEQLQIRYQPISGLKPEWTPEEMASFLEQKLIEVRKREIERGVTLVGPHRDELQFFVNGYDVQTYGSQGQQRTTALSLKLAEIELIKQEVGEAPVLLLDDVLSELDDYRQSHLLNTIKGSVQTFVTTTSVEGIQHETIQNARLFEVSHGTVTK
- the gyrB gene encoding DNA topoisomerase (ATP-hydrolyzing) subunit B, with amino-acid sequence MAMEEKGLQGSYEASQIQVLEGLEAVRKRPGMYIGSTGARGLHHLVWEIVDNSIDEALAGHCTEIRVSIEPDNWIRVEDNGRGIPVGMQEKMGRPAVEVIMTVLHAGGKFGGGGYKVSGGLHGVGASVVNALSETTEVYVNRDEKRHYIKFERGAVTEELKVIGDSDHTGTTIRFKADAEIFKETTVYEFDILDHRLRELAYLNRGLKIVVKDEREGEEKEKVYHFEGGIKSYVEHLNKSKDPLHEEAIFVEAERDGITVEVAMQYNAGYAANIFSFANNINTHEGGTHESGFKTALTRVVNDYGRKKGMLKEQDLNLTGDDVREGLTAIISVKHPDPQFEGQTKTKLGNTEVSTIVNNLFSNGFERFLLENPAVSKKIVEKGIMASHARMAAKKAREFTRRKSVLEVSSLPGKLADCSSRDPKISEIYIVEGDSAGGSAKSGRDRHFQAILPLRGKILNVEKARLDRILTNDEIRNIITALGTGIGEEFNLEKARYHKIVIMTDADVDGAHIRTLLLTFLFRYMRPLLEAGYIYIAQPPLFQIKQGKHVEYVYTDAQLKTALENLSPTPKPNIQRYKGLGEMNATQLWDTTMDPDVRTLLQVTLNDAMVADETFHILMGDEVEPRRNFIEENAKYVKNLDV
- the gyrA gene encoding DNA gyrase subunit A produces the protein MAERPSSGVEEINISTEMRTSFLDYAMSVIVSRALPDVRDGLKPVHRRILYAMHDLGITADKGYKKSARIVGDVIGKYHPHGDSAVYETMVRMAQDFSYRYMLVDGHGNFGSVDGDSAAAMRYTESKMSKISMELLRDLNKNTVDYRDNYDGQEKEPIVLPSRFPNLLVNGTSGIAVGMATNIPPHHLGETIDAVLALADNPAITTEELMEHIEGPDFPTGGIILGRSGIRRAYETGKGSVLIRSVVDIETKPNGKEVIIVNEIPFQVNKARLIEKIAELVRDKKIDGITDLRDESDRNGMRIVIEVRRDASASVLLNNLYKQTAMQTSFGLNMLALVDGRPKVLSLKEILFHYLEHQKVVIRRRTQFELTKAEDRAHILEGLRIALDHIDAIIALIRGSQTAEQARNGLMTDFNLTERQSQAILDMRLQRLTGLERDKIEEEYQALVKLIEELRYILANEYRILEIIKEEMLEIKDRFSDKRRTEITTGGAEMFEDEDLIPVEATVLTLTHNGYIKRLPANTYRSQKRGGRGVQGMGTNEDDFVEHLLYTSTHDTILFFTNKGKVYRKKGYQIPEYGRTAKGLPLVNLLEISKEEKVTAVIRVKEFKEDSFFFFTTREGLSKRTPVTNYANIRQNGLIAISLREEDELISVKLTDGTKEMVIGTKDGALIRFPETDIRSMGRTASGVRGIRLREGDAVVGMEILDPNDNVLVITEKGYGKQTKESEYRVQSRGGMGIKTCQITDKNGPLVAVRTVNGTEDIMLITVNGILIRMDVNDISTTGRSTQGVRLIRLGDDEVVATVAKVKKDIDVPEELEEGEEDNAETTINENSEANESVVDDQVSSIEETPEKDGE